The following nucleotide sequence is from Solidesulfovibrio carbinolicus.
ATGTCGCGCCACATGCGCGGCGCTTGCCGGATGTAGTCGGCCATGGCCTGGGTGAGGGCCTCCTCGGTCAGTCGCATTTCATGGCGTGGGCGTACTGCTCGCGGGTGCAGTAGGCCCCGGCCAGGAACTGGAACTCGCAATCCTTGACCTTTTCCACCAGCACGGCCTTGTCCGGGTGGACTTCCATGACGGCGGGCAGCTCGTCCACCCGCTTTTCCTCGGCAATGCGCACAAGCTGGCCGATGGACTCCAGTTCGGCGACAAAAGACGCAAGATCCTGCTGGGGCATGACAACCTCGGGTGCCGCGCCGCGCCGCCGAGACGAAGCGGAACGGGAAAAGGTGGCGACGTCGGGGCCTCAGTGATTGCCGCCGGACCAGCGGCGAAACAGATCGTGGGGGATGGCGAACTGATCGAGAATCTTGCCCACGGTCTGGTCCACCACGTCCATGATGGTTTGCGGGCCGTGGTAGAAGGACGGCATGGGCGGCAAAAGGACCGCCCCCATCTCGGCCAGGGCGGCCATGTGGCGCAGATGCCCCAGATGCAGCGGCGTTTCGCGGGGCACGAGGACGAGCTTACGGCGTTCCTTGAGCGTCACGTCGGCGGCGCGCGTGAGCAGGTTGTCGTTTAAGGACAGGGCGATCTGGGCCAGGCTTTTCATGGAGCAGGGGGCCACGACCATGCCGTCGGCCCCAAAGGAGCCGCTGGAAATGGCGGCGGCCAGATTGTCGTGGGCGTGGCTGACGCCGGCCAGGGCGGCCACGGACTCGGGGGTGTGCTTGGTTTCCAGGGCCAGGGTCACGGCCGCGCCCTTGCTGAGGATGAGATGGGTTTCGACGTCCGGGCTGTGGCGCAGGACTTCCAGGAGCCGGATGCCGTAAACGACGCCGCTGGCTCCGGAAATGCCGACAATGAGGCGTTTCATGGTTGATCCCTTTTTCGCGTGCTTCGGTTGTCGACCGGCGGTCCGGCCGGACGCGAGGGCTGTCGCGTCATCATGCTGGTCGCTTCCGGCCCGGGAGAGCTTCTGACCGGAAGCGACCGGCTTCGGCGGGAGTGTCCGGCTGACTGCCGCGACGCTCCCCCAAGCGTTATTCGTCGGTGTTGAACTTGTCGCGCAGCGGGAAGCCTTCGGGATATTCCACCTGGCCGGTCTCTTCGTTGTAGCGCACCACGCCCTTGCGCGGCACGCCGGCGGTGGGGCCGCCCACGGCGTCGGTATCGACCAGCACGGCGGTGCGGATGCCGTTTAAGAGCCAATCGCCGGCCACGGCCCGGTCAGCGCACTTGGTCCATTCCTCGCACCAGTCGCCCAGGCTGTAGCCGTACCACTTCCAGCGCGGGGCGATTTTGGGCAGCCCGGCCTTTTCCCACAGCTCCCGGGCCTCTTCCATGATGTCCTTGGTCGGCAGGGCCACCGGCGGCATGGGATAGTGCATGGTGGCGTCGATCATGATCTTGGCCTCCCATTCCCGGTCGCGCAGCTTGGGGGCGTGGCCGTTGGCCTGGTAGTCCTCGATTTTCACCGACTTCATGAGGTCGGTGCGGTAGGCGATGGCCCACAGCACTTCCTCGACGTTGTTGGGGTTGATGTCCTCGTCCACGGCCACGGTGATCTTGCCGACAGACCGCATGAAGGCGCTGGCGCCGGTAAGCGCCCGCCAGACTTCGGTGCGCGGGGTGTTTTTTTCGAGCACGATGACCGTCAGACGTGAGACGCCGATCATGGGGCCGTGCAGGGCCACGTCCTTGACCTGGCGCACGTACAGCGTGTTTTTGAGGTGGTTGAGCATCACCGCGCTGTAGTTGAGCTGCTTGATGACGCCGGATTCCGATGGGGCCATCTGGGAGATCATGGAGGTGATGGTGGCTTTCTTGCGCCGGGTGATGGCCGTGACCTCGACGGAGTGGTTGTATTCCTCCACGCTCATGTTGCCGTAGGATTCGCCGAAGGGCGCTTCCATTTCGAGCTTGGTCGGGTCGATCCAGCCTTCAATGATGATCTGGGCGTCGGCCGGGGCCATGAGCGGCACGGTCTTGCAGGCCACCTTGCGGTAGGGCACGCCGGCCAGGCCGCCGGCCACGTCGAGGTCGTTGAGATGCTCGGGGGTCTTCTGGGGTCCGATGACCTGCAGCATGGGCGGCGCGCCGACAATGAGCGCCACAGGCATCTTCTCGCCGCGCTCCTTGTATTTCACCCAGTTGTTGTGGGCTCCGCCGTTGGTCTGGATGAGCCACATGGCGGTCATGCGGTCGGAGGCCTTGAGGCTGCACCGGTTCTGGCTGATGTTTTCCACCCCCGTGTCCAGGTCCTTGGTGATCCACAGCCCGGCCGAGAAATACGGGGCCGTGTCCCAGCCCGGGGTGTTGTTGGGCACGGGCAGGCCGGCCAGGCCCTTGCCTTGGCCGCCTTTGAGGGCGTCGCCGGTGAGCACCACTTCATGGACCGGGGCTTCCTCGGAGGGAATCTCCACGGCCGCAACCGGCTTTTCAAAGGCCTGGACCCATTTGGCGAAGATCTTCTGGGACAGGGCGGTGAGGTCGTCGCCGGCGTCGTCGATGCCCAGCGACGCCGCGTAGATGGCCGGGGAACCGGCCGTGCCGCCCACCATCACGTCGCAGTCGCCCTGATACGAGCGGCCCTTGCTGTCGGTGACGTTGGTAAACAGGAAGGCGCGCTTGGGGTTGTTGGCCACCACCGTGCCCACGTCGCCGACATAGCCCCAGCGCACGAAGGGGTGCAGGTGGCGGTCCTTGTTGATGGGATCATTTATGGTCCACAGCAGGCCGGCCTTGTCGAGCTTTTCGAGATGGGCGTTTAAGTCGTCGTACTGGCGCGGGAAACCCTTCTGCATGGATCGCTCCGTGATCGCCCCGGCAAACGGAACCGGGGGTTGAAATTTTCGCACGAACTGGTTGGTTTCAATAACAAACGGCCGCTGCCCGCAGCGGGCTGCGTCCGGGAAACGGTTACTTTTCGGCCCAGACGATGCCCCGGGCCGGGTCCTGGGGTTCGGCCGTGGCGCTGCGGTTGGCGGCCGAGCGGCGGCCGTTGGCCAGCCAGTCGCCGTTGGCGGCGCGCTTGGCGCAGGCGTCCCACTCGGCGCACCAGTCGCCCAGGCTGTAGCCGCTCCAGGGCGTCTCCGGGGCCAGTTCCGGGAGTTGCAGCTCCTCCCAGATGGTCCTGGCCCGCTCCATGAATTCGGCCTTGGGCAGGGCCACCGGCGGGAACACGCCCTTGGCCGTGGCGTCGATGAGCATGGTGGAATCGACCTGATGGCCGGGCAGCTCCGGGCCGTGGCCCTTGCCGCGATGGGGGATGATGACGACGTCGGCCACGGGATTGGAGCGGTAGGCCATGGCCCACAGCACCTGATCGGTGTTGGCCGGGTCGATGTCCTCGTCGATGGCCACGCAGAACTTGCCGATGGCCGGGGTGAAGGAGGCCGCGCCGTTCAGCGCCCGCCAGACCTCGGTGTTGGGGGTGCCGTTGGCGATGGTGATAAACAGAAACCGCCGCAGGTTGGTCAGCGGCTCGTGCATAGTCACCCGGGCGACGCCCTTGATATTCAAGGTGTCGCGCAGGTGGTTCAGGTAGAGCGGCTCGTAGGCGACCTTTTTGATCACGCTCGATTCGCAGGGGGTCACCTGGGAGATGATGGAGGCCACGGTGTATTTCCTGCGTCGGGTGATGGCCGTCACCGTCATGGAGAAGTTGTATTCCTCCAGGGCCATGTAGCCGTGGGATTCGCCAAAGGGGCCTTCGGGCTCCAGGGCGTCGGTGTCGATCAGGCCTTCGATGATGACCTGGGCGGCCGCCGGTACGAGAAGATCGACGGTCTTGCCGCGCACGACCTCGATGGGACAGCCGGCCAGCCCCCCGGCCACGGTGAGCTCGTCGCAGTCCAGGGGCAGCTTCTGCGGCCCGGTGTAGGCGACGACCGGCGGCGCGCCGATGACCACGGCCACGGGCATCTTTTCGCCCTTGGCCTTGTATTTGCGCCAGTGGACGCCGCCGCCGGCCAGGGTCGAACGCTCCATCATGACGACCAGCCGGTTGGAGGCCTTGAGGTTGCCCCGGTACAGGCCCAGGTTCTGGATGCCCGATTCCGGGTCGCGGGTGGCCCACAGGGCGGCGGTGAGGTAGGGGGCGGTGTCGTAGCCCGGGGTGGAAATGGGGATGGGCAGGGCGTCCAGGCCCTTGCCTTCGCCCAGGAGCTCGTCGCCGGTGATGACCACTTCCTGGCAGGGCGCGTCAGTGACTTCCTTGGGCGCGATGGGGGCGGCTATGGCGTCCAGCCAGGCCTGGCCGATGTCCTCGGGTTTGCGGCCAAGGCCCAGGGCGTAGACCTCGGGCGTGGCGGCGAAAACGCCGATGGCCACCCGGGCGTCGGGATAGTGGCGGCCCTTGGCGTCGGTGGGGTTGGTGAAGAGAAAGGCCTTGCGCCGGTGTTCGGGGATGCCGCCCCGGTACTGCCAGCGCACCAGCGGGTGCATTTCCCGGTCCTTGTCGATGGGGCGGTCGATGGTGTGGAGCAGGCCGGCGGCGGCCAGTTTGTCGAGTTGGGCATCGAGATCGTCGTAACCGGCGGGTTGTTGCGTCATGGGCGGCACTCCAAAAGGCTTGCGGCGCGGGCTGGGGTTGTCCCTGTCCAAAGACGGGCGCGGGAGTATGGAATGTATTAACACTAACCGGTTGGTTAGCGTCAAGAGAAGAGATGGTGACGATGGGAAAGGCGTGGAAGCGCGCCTGCGGGGAGGCGGCGGAAAACGGTCTCGGTTCCTGTCGGGATGGCCCGTAGCCGGGCGCGAGGCGTGTGAAGGGCGGCGCTGTTGGCCGCAAGGGGGCGGTTATGCTGCGGCACGGGCGTGGGCCGCGGGAAGAGCGAGCCGCAAGGCGGACGGGCTGGCGTCGTCAGTCGGCCTTGCGGGCGGGGCCGGGCCAACGGTTGCGGCGGACCGGCGCGTCATGGCGCTGGGTGGCGTGGTGCGCCCAGGGGCGCGGGGAAGGTGTTGCGTGTTAGCGGGAAGGAGCGGCCTGCAGGGCCGCAATCACCACGCTGTCCAAAAACGCCGCGATGTCGAGGACGCTTGGCATGGGGGGCGGCTGGTCTTTGTCCAGGGTCTCGGCCAGGCGGGTGCGAAAGGGCGCGTTTATGGTGCTGACCAGCAGGCTGCCGGCCATGAGCATCTGCAGCACGGCCGTGTCCACGGGCAGCAAGCGTCCGGCGGCCACGCCCTGGCGGACGAAGCGGGCGGTGACGTTGTGGATGCGGGCGTAGATGGCCAACAGCTCTGGGGATGAGCGCCGGGAGCCGCCGGCCAGCTCGTGGGCGATGGTGCGCGGGGCGTTGGAATTGTGGGAAAAACCCTCGGCGTGGATGCGGATGACCCCGCGCAGCCCCTCGATTGGGTCGTCGCAGTCGGCCAGTTCGCGCTCCAGGCGATCGGCGAAATAGGCGAAATGGCGGGTGAGCACCACGTCGTAGAGCTTTTCCTTGTCGCCGATGTGGTAATAGATGGTGGCCTTGTTGACCCCGGCGGCGGCGGCGATCTCCTCCATGCGCGTGCCGGCGAAACAGTTGGCGGCAAATAGGGATTCGGCGGCGTCGAGGATGCGGCGCACGGTGTCGGACTCGTAGTCGATGACCGTGCGGCGGCCGTGGTCGAGAAGTGTTGTTTTGCTGGGGCGCGGCATGGGCTGTCCAAAAGGAGCGAAACGCTTGGTCCCCGGGACCGGCGGTCCCGGGGACCACGTCCCCTTCCCTCGAAAACCGGCCTCGGTCAAGAGCCAATGGGCGAGGGGGCGAAAAAGCGCAGGCGCAGGGCGTTGGTCACCACGGTAAAGGAACTCAGCGCCATGGCCGTGCCGGCGATCATGGGATTGAGGGTCGGACCGCCGAAAACATGCAGCGCGCCGGCCGCCACCGGGATGCCGATGACGTTGAAGGCAAAGGCCCAGAAGAGGTTTTGCTTGATGTTGGCGATAACGGCCCGGGACAGCTCCAGGGCGGCCGGCACGCCGGAGAGGTCGTTTCGCATGAGCACCACGTCGCAGGATTCCACGGCCACGTCGATGCCCGAACCCATGGCCACGCCGAGATCGGCCCGGGCCAGGGCCGGGGCGTCGTTGATGCCGTCGCCGACCATGGCCACCTTGTGCCCGGCCGCCTGCAAGGCCGCGACCTCGGCCTCTTTGCGCTCGGGCAGCACCCGGGCGACCACGTGCTCAATGCCCAGGCTCGCGGCCACGGCCCGAGCCGTGGCCTCATGGTCGCCGGTGA
It contains:
- a CDS encoding UbiD family decarboxylase domain-containing protein; translation: MPQQDLASFVAELESIGQLVRIAEEKRVDELPAVMEVHPDKAVLVEKVKDCEFQFLAGAYCTREQYAHAMKCD
- a CDS encoding UbiX family flavin prenyltransferase is translated as MKRLIVGISGASGVVYGIRLLEVLRHSPDVETHLILSKGAAVTLALETKHTPESVAALAGVSHAHDNLAAAISSGSFGADGMVVAPCSMKSLAQIALSLNDNLLTRAADVTLKERRKLVLVPRETPLHLGHLRHMAALAEMGAVLLPPMPSFYHGPQTIMDVVDQTVGKILDQFAIPHDLFRRWSGGNH
- a CDS encoding UbiD family decarboxylase codes for the protein MQKGFPRQYDDLNAHLEKLDKAGLLWTINDPINKDRHLHPFVRWGYVGDVGTVVANNPKRAFLFTNVTDSKGRSYQGDCDVMVGGTAGSPAIYAASLGIDDAGDDLTALSQKIFAKWVQAFEKPVAAVEIPSEEAPVHEVVLTGDALKGGQGKGLAGLPVPNNTPGWDTAPYFSAGLWITKDLDTGVENISQNRCSLKASDRMTAMWLIQTNGGAHNNWVKYKERGEKMPVALIVGAPPMLQVIGPQKTPEHLNDLDVAGGLAGVPYRKVACKTVPLMAPADAQIIIEGWIDPTKLEMEAPFGESYGNMSVEEYNHSVEVTAITRRKKATITSMISQMAPSESGVIKQLNYSAVMLNHLKNTLYVRQVKDVALHGPMIGVSRLTVIVLEKNTPRTEVWRALTGASAFMRSVGKITVAVDEDINPNNVEEVLWAIAYRTDLMKSVKIEDYQANGHAPKLRDREWEAKIMIDATMHYPMPPVALPTKDIMEEARELWEKAGLPKIAPRWKWYGYSLGDWCEEWTKCADRAVAGDWLLNGIRTAVLVDTDAVGGPTAGVPRKGVVRYNEETGQVEYPEGFPLRDKFNTDE
- a CDS encoding UbiD family decarboxylase, with product MTQQPAGYDDLDAQLDKLAAAGLLHTIDRPIDKDREMHPLVRWQYRGGIPEHRRKAFLFTNPTDAKGRHYPDARVAIGVFAATPEVYALGLGRKPEDIGQAWLDAIAAPIAPKEVTDAPCQEVVITGDELLGEGKGLDALPIPISTPGYDTAPYLTAALWATRDPESGIQNLGLYRGNLKASNRLVVMMERSTLAGGGVHWRKYKAKGEKMPVAVVIGAPPVVAYTGPQKLPLDCDELTVAGGLAGCPIEVVRGKTVDLLVPAAAQVIIEGLIDTDALEPEGPFGESHGYMALEEYNFSMTVTAITRRRKYTVASIISQVTPCESSVIKKVAYEPLYLNHLRDTLNIKGVARVTMHEPLTNLRRFLFITIANGTPNTEVWRALNGAASFTPAIGKFCVAIDEDIDPANTDQVLWAMAYRSNPVADVVIIPHRGKGHGPELPGHQVDSTMLIDATAKGVFPPVALPKAEFMERARTIWEELQLPELAPETPWSGYSLGDWCAEWDACAKRAANGDWLANGRRSAANRSATAEPQDPARGIVWAEK
- a CDS encoding TetR/AcrR family transcriptional regulator encodes the protein MPRPSKTTLLDHGRRTVIDYESDTVRRILDAAESLFAANCFAGTRMEEIAAAAGVNKATIYYHIGDKEKLYDVVLTRHFAYFADRLERELADCDDPIEGLRGVIRIHAEGFSHNSNAPRTIAHELAGGSRRSSPELLAIYARIHNVTARFVRQGVAAGRLLPVDTAVLQMLMAGSLLVSTINAPFRTRLAETLDKDQPPPMPSVLDIAAFLDSVVIAALQAAPSR